In Neisseria animalis, a single window of DNA contains:
- the hisH gene encoding imidazole glycerol phosphate synthase subunit HisH, with translation MKIAVVDYGMGNLHSVLKSVQAAQKLAGTQADIYLTDRPEAVFAADKIVFPGQGAMPDCMAALQSSGLGEAVADGLKNKPFFGICVGAQLLFDHSEEGNTAGLGWFAGEVKRFADGLHDANGEKLKVPHMGWNTVCQTQAHPLFQDIAQGSRFYFVHSYYFAPDNADIVLGTSEYPQEFACIVGKDNVFATQFHTEKSHDGGLLLLRNFLNWKP, from the coding sequence ATGAAAATTGCTGTGGTCGATTACGGCATGGGCAACCTGCATTCCGTTTTGAAATCGGTACAGGCAGCGCAGAAACTTGCCGGTACGCAGGCGGATATTTACCTGACCGACCGCCCCGAAGCGGTATTTGCCGCCGATAAGATTGTTTTCCCCGGGCAGGGCGCAATGCCCGACTGCATGGCTGCCTTGCAAAGCAGCGGCTTGGGCGAGGCAGTTGCGGACGGCTTGAAAAACAAACCGTTTTTCGGCATTTGCGTGGGCGCGCAATTATTGTTTGACCACAGCGAAGAGGGCAATACCGCCGGTTTGGGCTGGTTTGCCGGCGAGGTCAAGCGTTTTGCAGACGGCCTGCATGATGCAAACGGCGAAAAATTGAAAGTGCCGCATATGGGTTGGAATACCGTATGCCAAACCCAAGCCCACCCGCTGTTTCAAGATATTGCACAAGGTTCGCGTTTTTATTTTGTGCACAGCTATTATTTTGCGCCGGACAATGCCGATATTGTGTTGGGCACAAGCGAATACCCGCAAGAGTTTGCCTGCATTGTCGGCAAAGACAATGTTTTTGCCACCCAATTTCACACCGAAAAAAGCCACGACGGCGGGCTGTTGCTGTTGCGGAACTTCTTAAATTGGAAGCCTTAA
- a CDS encoding mRNA interferase, with translation MQYREFKKWLLIHGVALTNDKRGSRQLIRLGDKTSVFLNDGSKEIGTALVNQIKKDLNSK, from the coding sequence ATGCAATACAGAGAATTTAAAAAATGGCTGCTGATACACGGTGTAGCATTGACCAATGACAAAAGAGGCAGTCGCCAACTCATCAGGCTTGGAGACAAAACCTCCGTATTTCTCAATGATGGCAGTAAAGAAATCGGTACAGCTTTAGTCAATCAAATCAAAAAAGACCTTAATTCAAAATAA
- a CDS encoding PhoH family protein has protein sequence MTHTVHLQFEDIDNAVLQRLCGALDGNLEALGRALDIQISRRFEHFTFMGELAHAGRRALLALAEAAEKGDLEDNAIRLAAVEAKTADEQHEEKTDGQQYYFRTKRGSIGGRTPRQNGYIRALLNHDVVFGLGPAGTGKTYLAVAAAVDAMEKHQIERIVLVRPAVEAGEKLGFLPGDLAQKVDPYLRPLYDALYDLMGFDRVTKLMEKGLIEIAPLAYMRGRTLNGAYVILDEAQNTTPEQMKMFLTRIGFGAKAVITGDISQIDLPRNIKSGLKDAREKLSDVEGLYFHTFTSEDVVRHPLVQKIVEAYEAAEETEHAAQDN, from the coding sequence ATGACCCATACCGTCCACCTGCAATTTGAAGACATAGACAATGCCGTGCTGCAACGCCTCTGTGGTGCGCTTGACGGCAATTTGGAAGCACTCGGCCGCGCTTTGGATATACAGATCAGCCGCCGTTTCGAGCATTTTACCTTTATGGGCGAGCTGGCACACGCCGGCCGCCGTGCGCTGCTGGCTTTGGCCGAAGCGGCGGAAAAAGGGGACTTGGAAGACAATGCCATCAGGCTGGCGGCGGTGGAAGCGAAAACTGCCGATGAGCAGCATGAAGAAAAAACAGACGGCCAACAATATTATTTCCGCACCAAACGCGGCAGCATCGGCGGCAGAACCCCGCGCCAAAACGGTTATATACGCGCCTTGCTCAATCATGACGTAGTGTTCGGCTTGGGGCCGGCGGGTACGGGTAAAACCTATCTGGCGGTGGCGGCGGCGGTGGATGCGATGGAAAAACACCAAATCGAACGCATCGTTTTGGTGCGCCCTGCGGTAGAAGCCGGTGAAAAACTCGGTTTCCTGCCCGGCGATTTGGCGCAGAAAGTCGATCCTTATTTGCGCCCGCTGTATGACGCACTTTATGACTTGATGGGCTTTGACCGGGTAACCAAGCTGATGGAAAAAGGCTTGATCGAAATTGCCCCGCTGGCCTATATGCGCGGCCGGACGCTGAACGGCGCGTATGTGATTTTGGACGAGGCGCAAAACACCACGCCCGAACAGATGAAGATGTTTCTGACCCGTATCGGCTTCGGCGCCAAAGCAGTGATTACCGGCGACATCAGCCAAATCGACCTGCCGCGCAACATCAAATCCGGTTTGAAAGACGCGCGGGAAAAACTGAGTGATGTGGAGGGACTGTATTTCCACACCTTTACCAGTGAAGATGTGGTGCGCCATCCGTTGGTGCAGAAAATCGTAGAAGCCTATGAAGCGGCAGAAGAAACGGAACACGCCGCCCAAGACAATTAA
- a CDS encoding type II toxin-antitoxin system HicB family antitoxin: MLAYPYTLTPDDNGTYLVTFPDIPEAAAVGEDKETAAIEALDGLICALEGYFSDRRTIPTPSENGEQTVVLPALETAKVLLLNEMLAQGVKKAEMARRLDVHMPQIDRLLDLRHNTKIDFIEKAAAQLGKRLNISFT; this comes from the coding sequence ATGTTAGCCTATCCCTACACCCTCACCCCCGATGATAACGGCACATATCTGGTTACCTTCCCCGACATTCCCGAAGCCGCCGCAGTTGGAGAAGACAAAGAAACCGCCGCCATCGAAGCCCTAGATGGACTGATTTGCGCCCTAGAAGGTTATTTCAGCGACCGCCGCACCATTCCCACACCCTCCGAAAATGGAGAGCAAACCGTAGTCCTGCCCGCGCTGGAAACCGCAAAAGTCCTACTGCTTAACGAAATGCTGGCACAAGGCGTAAAAAAAGCAGAAATGGCACGCCGTCTTGACGTACATATGCCGCAAATCGACCGCCTGTTAGATTTGCGACACAATACAAAAATCGACTTTATCGAAAAAGCCGCTGCCCAACTCGGCAAAAGACTTAATATCAGCTTCACATAG